Proteins encoded together in one Microplitis mediator isolate UGA2020A chromosome 7, iyMicMedi2.1, whole genome shotgun sequence window:
- the LOC130671120 gene encoding double-stranded RNA-binding protein Staufen homolog 2 isoform X3 has protein sequence MLRHHHSMQNQLKDQNRMVGPTRQMSQGNMMPPHQPQPHMHLHRGMHAPQQIISIAGHQAMHAHLQHSGPPRQPLIIGANAQNPNGTMLSISVNRQSDPAVPVSQTVVQYQYQGNIQQVNSPQQQQQQQQQQQQSNPGENKSPTRDGSRESRNHSPSNQNHANTTNQNLANMKEKTPMCLVNELARFNKIQHQYRLTNEQGPAHKKRFTVTLKLGEEEYVADGPSIKKAQHSAATEALTKTLYIQPPPKPRSIRIGHSTKSQTGCGNYTSHLPPTVELNALAMKRGEPTTYTYKHAPPTPNIPFNNIPDPRMFNPNYPRSINHRFLNAKPEGLYVVTLKVGDREFIGQGVTGQAARHDAASRALEQLRQLPLPEEVVQTTTNENGASPGIEDLNAELKSPVSLVHETALKRGLSVSFEVVSESGKPHIRIFKTKCSVGDTVTHGEGSSKKVSKKRAAELMLDELKRLPPLPTTVQCRPLRMKRKPPATKKKSRNLIKDYQEPRSDSEIADEVNPISRLVQIQQAQKKPEPIYSLVEEKGAPRRREFLMEVSIGNVSARGIGPNKKLGKRAAAEALLSKLGYSKPEVQPIKSSIKTADSENSTSESKPRKVTFLEDDKHQHQNETQSHPVGGTIGRQLVPGLLLVDGGQENKVNSGPSVQVVAEELREQQQSNTSGVSPKEQLKYLAQLLNFEVEFSDFPKNFQGVYKEYLSLVSLSTDPPQVCHGHGPTTSASRDQAALTALRTLSKLGLDSVTNTQKKEQSASNEQTKNQAKNNILNQAIDK, from the exons ATGTTGCGGCATCATCATTCGATGCAAAATCAGTTAAAAGATCAGAACAG AATGGTTGGACCAACTCGTCAAATGTCACAGGGAAATATGATGCCGCCACATCAACCACAGCCACATATGCATTTGCACCGTGGTATGCATGCTCCACaacaaattatttcaattgcTGGACATCAAGCAATGCATGCACATCTTCAACATTCCGGACCACCTCGACAACCTCTCATTATTGGTGCTAACGCACAAAATCCAAACG GCACGATGTTAAGCATCAGCGTGAATAGACAGTCGGATCCAGCAGTTCCAGTTAGTCAAACAGTTGTACAGTATCAATATCAAGGCAACATTCAGCAAGTAAATTCaccacaacaacaacagcagcagcagcaacagcaacaacagtCAAATCCAGGTGAAAATAAGTCACCTACTCGTGATGGTAGTAGAGAATCTCGAAATCATAGTCCGTCAAATCAAAATCACGCAAATACTACAAATCAAAATTTGGCAAACATGAAAGAGAAAACTCCAATGTGTTTAGTAAATGAATTGGcacgatttaataaaattcaacatCAATATAGACTAACAAATGAACAAGGACCGGCacataaaaaaagatttactgTAACATTAAAATTAGGAGAAGAAGAATACGTTGCTGATGGTCCTAGCATTAAAAAAGCTCAACATAGTGCAGCAACAGAAGCACTTACTAAAACATTGTATATACAACCACCACCAAAACCTAGATCTATACGAATTGGTCATTCAACAAAAAGTCAAACAGGCTGTGGAAATTATACGAGTCATTTACCACCAACTGTTGAACTTAATGCATTGGCTATGAAACGTGGTGAGCCAACAACGTACACATATAAACATGCACCGCCAACACCAAATATACCTTTCAATAATATACCAGATCCTCGGATGTTTAATCCAAATTATCCACGTAGTATAAATCATCGTTTTCTTAATGCTAAACCAGAAGGTCTTTATGTAGTAACATTGAAAGTTGGTGATCGTGAATTTATTGGACAAGGTGTTACTGGTCAAGCAGCTCGGCACGATGCAGCAAGCCGAGCTTTAGAACAATTACGACAGTTACCACTTCCTGAAGAAGTAGTTCAAACGACTACTAATGAAAATGGTGCAAGCCCAGGTATTGAAGATCTTAATGCTGAACTTAAAAGTCCAGTTTCTTTGGTTCATGAGACAGCATTAAAAAGAGGATTATCGGTAAGCTTTGAAGTTGTATCAGAAAGTGGTAAACCACATATTCGTATATTTAAAACCAAGTGCAGTGTTGGAGATACTGTTACACATGGTGAAGGATCATCGAAAAAAGTATCGAAAAAGCGTGCAGCAGAACTTATGTTAGATGAATTAAAAAGGCTTCCACCTTTACCTACAACGGTACAGTGTCGACCACTTCGTATGAAACGTAAACCTCCtgctactaaaaaaaaatcacggaATCTTATAAAAGATTATCAAGAGCCACGATCAGATTCTGAGATTGCCGATGAAGTTAATCCTATTTCACGTCTCGTTCAAATACAACAGGCTCAAAAAAAACCAGAACCAATATATTCATTAGTTGAAGAAAAAGGTGCACCTAGACGACGAGAATTTCTTATGGAAGTATCTATTGGTAATGTTTCGGCACGAGGAATTGGACCAAATAAAAAACTTGGAAAGCGAGCTGCAGCTGAAGCTCTTTTGTCTAAACTTGGTTATAGTAAACCGGAAGTACAACCAATTAAATCGTCTATTAAAACAGCTGATAGTGAAAATTCAACTAGTGAAAGTAAACCAAGAAAAGTAACTTTTCTTGAAGATGATAAACATCAGCATCAAAATGAAACTCAAAGTCATCCAGTTGGTGGTACTATTGGACGTCAATTAGTTCCAGGTTTACTTTTAGTAGATGGTGGGCaagaaaataaagtaaatagtGGGCCAAGTGTTCAAGTAGTAGCTGAAGAATTACGAGAACAGCAGCAGAGTAATACTTCCGGTGTATCTCCAAAAgagcaattaaaatatttagcaCAACTTCTTAATTTTGAAGTAGAATTCAGTGATTTTCCAAAG aattttCAGGGTGTATACAAGGAGTATTTGTCATTGGTATCACTAAGTACTGATCCGCCCCAAGTTTGTCATGGTCATGGCCCAACTACAAGTGCAAGTAGAGATCAAGCGGCTCTTACAGCTTTACGTACTCTTAGTAAACTTGGATTGGATAGCGTtacaaatacacaaaaaaaagaacaatcTGCTTCAAACGAGCAGACGAAAAATCAagcgaaaaataatattctcaATCAAGCGATCGACAAGTAA
- the LOC130671120 gene encoding double-stranded RNA-binding protein Staufen homolog 2 isoform X1, producing the protein MLRHHHSMQNQLKDQNRMVGPTRQMSQGNMMPPHQPQPHMHLHRGMHAPQQIISIAGHQAMHAHLQHSGPPRQPLIIGANAQNPNGYRRVLTLICLCALIIDMEAKKHQPNLPYNIENLDLLFGPTGCIEGTMLSISVNRQSDPAVPVSQTVVQYQYQGNIQQVNSPQQQQQQQQQQQQSNPGENKSPTRDGSRESRNHSPSNQNHANTTNQNLANMKEKTPMCLVNELARFNKIQHQYRLTNEQGPAHKKRFTVTLKLGEEEYVADGPSIKKAQHSAATEALTKTLYIQPPPKPRSIRIGHSTKSQTGCGNYTSHLPPTVELNALAMKRGEPTTYTYKHAPPTPNIPFNNIPDPRMFNPNYPRSINHRFLNAKPEGLYVVTLKVGDREFIGQGVTGQAARHDAASRALEQLRQLPLPEEVVQTTTNENGASPGIEDLNAELKSPVSLVHETALKRGLSVSFEVVSESGKPHIRIFKTKCSVGDTVTHGEGSSKKVSKKRAAELMLDELKRLPPLPTTVQCRPLRMKRKPPATKKKSRNLIKDYQEPRSDSEIADEVNPISRLVQIQQAQKKPEPIYSLVEEKGAPRRREFLMEVSIGNVSARGIGPNKKLGKRAAAEALLSKLGYSKPEVQPIKSSIKTADSENSTSESKPRKVTFLEDDKHQHQNETQSHPVGGTIGRQLVPGLLLVDGGQENKVNSGPSVQVVAEELREQQQSNTSGVSPKEQLKYLAQLLNFEVEFSDFPKNFQGVYKEYLSLVSLSTDPPQVCHGHGPTTSASRDQAALTALRTLSKLGLDSVTNTQKKEQSASNEQTKNQAKNNILNQAIDK; encoded by the exons ATGTTGCGGCATCATCATTCGATGCAAAATCAGTTAAAAGATCAGAACAG AATGGTTGGACCAACTCGTCAAATGTCACAGGGAAATATGATGCCGCCACATCAACCACAGCCACATATGCATTTGCACCGTGGTATGCATGCTCCACaacaaattatttcaattgcTGGACATCAAGCAATGCATGCACATCTTCAACATTCCGGACCACCTCGACAACCTCTCATTATTGGTGCTAACGCACAAAATCCAAACG GATATCGACGCGTTTTAACTCTGATCTGCCTGTGTGCCCTTATAATTGATATGGAAGCTAAAAAACATCAGCCAAACTTACcttataatattgaaaatttggaCCTGTTATTTGGGCCAACGGGATGTATCGAAG GCACGATGTTAAGCATCAGCGTGAATAGACAGTCGGATCCAGCAGTTCCAGTTAGTCAAACAGTTGTACAGTATCAATATCAAGGCAACATTCAGCAAGTAAATTCaccacaacaacaacagcagcagcagcaacagcaacaacagtCAAATCCAGGTGAAAATAAGTCACCTACTCGTGATGGTAGTAGAGAATCTCGAAATCATAGTCCGTCAAATCAAAATCACGCAAATACTACAAATCAAAATTTGGCAAACATGAAAGAGAAAACTCCAATGTGTTTAGTAAATGAATTGGcacgatttaataaaattcaacatCAATATAGACTAACAAATGAACAAGGACCGGCacataaaaaaagatttactgTAACATTAAAATTAGGAGAAGAAGAATACGTTGCTGATGGTCCTAGCATTAAAAAAGCTCAACATAGTGCAGCAACAGAAGCACTTACTAAAACATTGTATATACAACCACCACCAAAACCTAGATCTATACGAATTGGTCATTCAACAAAAAGTCAAACAGGCTGTGGAAATTATACGAGTCATTTACCACCAACTGTTGAACTTAATGCATTGGCTATGAAACGTGGTGAGCCAACAACGTACACATATAAACATGCACCGCCAACACCAAATATACCTTTCAATAATATACCAGATCCTCGGATGTTTAATCCAAATTATCCACGTAGTATAAATCATCGTTTTCTTAATGCTAAACCAGAAGGTCTTTATGTAGTAACATTGAAAGTTGGTGATCGTGAATTTATTGGACAAGGTGTTACTGGTCAAGCAGCTCGGCACGATGCAGCAAGCCGAGCTTTAGAACAATTACGACAGTTACCACTTCCTGAAGAAGTAGTTCAAACGACTACTAATGAAAATGGTGCAAGCCCAGGTATTGAAGATCTTAATGCTGAACTTAAAAGTCCAGTTTCTTTGGTTCATGAGACAGCATTAAAAAGAGGATTATCGGTAAGCTTTGAAGTTGTATCAGAAAGTGGTAAACCACATATTCGTATATTTAAAACCAAGTGCAGTGTTGGAGATACTGTTACACATGGTGAAGGATCATCGAAAAAAGTATCGAAAAAGCGTGCAGCAGAACTTATGTTAGATGAATTAAAAAGGCTTCCACCTTTACCTACAACGGTACAGTGTCGACCACTTCGTATGAAACGTAAACCTCCtgctactaaaaaaaaatcacggaATCTTATAAAAGATTATCAAGAGCCACGATCAGATTCTGAGATTGCCGATGAAGTTAATCCTATTTCACGTCTCGTTCAAATACAACAGGCTCAAAAAAAACCAGAACCAATATATTCATTAGTTGAAGAAAAAGGTGCACCTAGACGACGAGAATTTCTTATGGAAGTATCTATTGGTAATGTTTCGGCACGAGGAATTGGACCAAATAAAAAACTTGGAAAGCGAGCTGCAGCTGAAGCTCTTTTGTCTAAACTTGGTTATAGTAAACCGGAAGTACAACCAATTAAATCGTCTATTAAAACAGCTGATAGTGAAAATTCAACTAGTGAAAGTAAACCAAGAAAAGTAACTTTTCTTGAAGATGATAAACATCAGCATCAAAATGAAACTCAAAGTCATCCAGTTGGTGGTACTATTGGACGTCAATTAGTTCCAGGTTTACTTTTAGTAGATGGTGGGCaagaaaataaagtaaatagtGGGCCAAGTGTTCAAGTAGTAGCTGAAGAATTACGAGAACAGCAGCAGAGTAATACTTCCGGTGTATCTCCAAAAgagcaattaaaatatttagcaCAACTTCTTAATTTTGAAGTAGAATTCAGTGATTTTCCAAAG aattttCAGGGTGTATACAAGGAGTATTTGTCATTGGTATCACTAAGTACTGATCCGCCCCAAGTTTGTCATGGTCATGGCCCAACTACAAGTGCAAGTAGAGATCAAGCGGCTCTTACAGCTTTACGTACTCTTAGTAAACTTGGATTGGATAGCGTtacaaatacacaaaaaaaagaacaatcTGCTTCAAACGAGCAGACGAAAAATCAagcgaaaaataatattctcaATCAAGCGATCGACAAGTAA
- the LOC130671120 gene encoding double-stranded RNA-binding protein Staufen homolog 2 isoform X2 — protein MLRHHHSMQNQLKDQNRMVGPTRQMSQGNMMPPHQPQPHMHLHRGMHAPQQIISIAGHQAMHAHLQHSGPPRQPLIIGANAQNPNGYRRVLTLICLCALIIDMEAKKHQPNLPYNIENLDLLFGPTGCIEGTMLSISVNRQSDPAVPVSQTVVQYQYQGNIQQVNSPQQQQQQQQQQQQSNPGENKSPTRDGSRESRNHSPSNQNHANTTNQNLANMKEKTPMCLVNELARFNKIQHQYRLTNEQGPAHKKRFTVTLKLGEEEYVADGPSIKKAQHSAATEALTKTLYIQPPPKPRSIRIGHSTKSQTGCGNYTSHLPPTVELNALAMKRGEPTTYTYKHAPPTPNIPFNNIPDPRMFNPNYPRSINHRFLNAKPEGLYVVTLKVGDREFIGQGVTGQAARHDAASRALEQLRQLPLPEEVVQTTTNENGASPGIEDLNAELKSPVSLVHETALKRGLSVSFEVVSESGKPHIRIFKTKCSVGDTVTHGEGSSKKVSKKRAAELMLDELKRLPPLPTTVQCRPLRMKRKPPATKKKSRNLIKDYQEPRSDSEIADEVNPISRLVQIQQAQKKPEPIYSLVEEKGAPRRREFLMEVSIGNVSARGIGPNKKLGKRAAAEALLSKLGYSKPEVQPIKSSIKTADSENSTSESKPRKVTFLEDDKHQHQNETQSHPVGGTIGRQLVPGLLLVDGGQENKVNSGPSVQVVAEELREQQQSNTSGVSPKEQLKYLAQLLNFEVEFSDFPKGVYKEYLSLVSLSTDPPQVCHGHGPTTSASRDQAALTALRTLSKLGLDSVTNTQKKEQSASNEQTKNQAKNNILNQAIDK, from the exons ATGTTGCGGCATCATCATTCGATGCAAAATCAGTTAAAAGATCAGAACAG AATGGTTGGACCAACTCGTCAAATGTCACAGGGAAATATGATGCCGCCACATCAACCACAGCCACATATGCATTTGCACCGTGGTATGCATGCTCCACaacaaattatttcaattgcTGGACATCAAGCAATGCATGCACATCTTCAACATTCCGGACCACCTCGACAACCTCTCATTATTGGTGCTAACGCACAAAATCCAAACG GATATCGACGCGTTTTAACTCTGATCTGCCTGTGTGCCCTTATAATTGATATGGAAGCTAAAAAACATCAGCCAAACTTACcttataatattgaaaatttggaCCTGTTATTTGGGCCAACGGGATGTATCGAAG GCACGATGTTAAGCATCAGCGTGAATAGACAGTCGGATCCAGCAGTTCCAGTTAGTCAAACAGTTGTACAGTATCAATATCAAGGCAACATTCAGCAAGTAAATTCaccacaacaacaacagcagcagcagcaacagcaacaacagtCAAATCCAGGTGAAAATAAGTCACCTACTCGTGATGGTAGTAGAGAATCTCGAAATCATAGTCCGTCAAATCAAAATCACGCAAATACTACAAATCAAAATTTGGCAAACATGAAAGAGAAAACTCCAATGTGTTTAGTAAATGAATTGGcacgatttaataaaattcaacatCAATATAGACTAACAAATGAACAAGGACCGGCacataaaaaaagatttactgTAACATTAAAATTAGGAGAAGAAGAATACGTTGCTGATGGTCCTAGCATTAAAAAAGCTCAACATAGTGCAGCAACAGAAGCACTTACTAAAACATTGTATATACAACCACCACCAAAACCTAGATCTATACGAATTGGTCATTCAACAAAAAGTCAAACAGGCTGTGGAAATTATACGAGTCATTTACCACCAACTGTTGAACTTAATGCATTGGCTATGAAACGTGGTGAGCCAACAACGTACACATATAAACATGCACCGCCAACACCAAATATACCTTTCAATAATATACCAGATCCTCGGATGTTTAATCCAAATTATCCACGTAGTATAAATCATCGTTTTCTTAATGCTAAACCAGAAGGTCTTTATGTAGTAACATTGAAAGTTGGTGATCGTGAATTTATTGGACAAGGTGTTACTGGTCAAGCAGCTCGGCACGATGCAGCAAGCCGAGCTTTAGAACAATTACGACAGTTACCACTTCCTGAAGAAGTAGTTCAAACGACTACTAATGAAAATGGTGCAAGCCCAGGTATTGAAGATCTTAATGCTGAACTTAAAAGTCCAGTTTCTTTGGTTCATGAGACAGCATTAAAAAGAGGATTATCGGTAAGCTTTGAAGTTGTATCAGAAAGTGGTAAACCACATATTCGTATATTTAAAACCAAGTGCAGTGTTGGAGATACTGTTACACATGGTGAAGGATCATCGAAAAAAGTATCGAAAAAGCGTGCAGCAGAACTTATGTTAGATGAATTAAAAAGGCTTCCACCTTTACCTACAACGGTACAGTGTCGACCACTTCGTATGAAACGTAAACCTCCtgctactaaaaaaaaatcacggaATCTTATAAAAGATTATCAAGAGCCACGATCAGATTCTGAGATTGCCGATGAAGTTAATCCTATTTCACGTCTCGTTCAAATACAACAGGCTCAAAAAAAACCAGAACCAATATATTCATTAGTTGAAGAAAAAGGTGCACCTAGACGACGAGAATTTCTTATGGAAGTATCTATTGGTAATGTTTCGGCACGAGGAATTGGACCAAATAAAAAACTTGGAAAGCGAGCTGCAGCTGAAGCTCTTTTGTCTAAACTTGGTTATAGTAAACCGGAAGTACAACCAATTAAATCGTCTATTAAAACAGCTGATAGTGAAAATTCAACTAGTGAAAGTAAACCAAGAAAAGTAACTTTTCTTGAAGATGATAAACATCAGCATCAAAATGAAACTCAAAGTCATCCAGTTGGTGGTACTATTGGACGTCAATTAGTTCCAGGTTTACTTTTAGTAGATGGTGGGCaagaaaataaagtaaatagtGGGCCAAGTGTTCAAGTAGTAGCTGAAGAATTACGAGAACAGCAGCAGAGTAATACTTCCGGTGTATCTCCAAAAgagcaattaaaatatttagcaCAACTTCTTAATTTTGAAGTAGAATTCAGTGATTTTCCAAAG GGTGTATACAAGGAGTATTTGTCATTGGTATCACTAAGTACTGATCCGCCCCAAGTTTGTCATGGTCATGGCCCAACTACAAGTGCAAGTAGAGATCAAGCGGCTCTTACAGCTTTACGTACTCTTAGTAAACTTGGATTGGATAGCGTtacaaatacacaaaaaaaagaacaatcTGCTTCAAACGAGCAGACGAAAAATCAagcgaaaaataatattctcaATCAAGCGATCGACAAGTAA
- the LOC130671120 gene encoding double-stranded RNA-binding protein Staufen homolog 2 isoform X4: MLRHHHSMQNQLKDQNRMVGPTRQMSQGNMMPPHQPQPHMHLHRGMHAPQQIISIAGHQAMHAHLQHSGPPRQPLIIGANAQNPNGTMLSISVNRQSDPAVPVSQTVVQYQYQGNIQQVNSPQQQQQQQQQQQQSNPGENKSPTRDGSRESRNHSPSNQNHANTTNQNLANMKEKTPMCLVNELARFNKIQHQYRLTNEQGPAHKKRFTVTLKLGEEEYVADGPSIKKAQHSAATEALTKTLYIQPPPKPRSIRIGHSTKSQTGCGNYTSHLPPTVELNALAMKRGEPTTYTYKHAPPTPNIPFNNIPDPRMFNPNYPRSINHRFLNAKPEGLYVVTLKVGDREFIGQGVTGQAARHDAASRALEQLRQLPLPEEVVQTTTNENGASPGIEDLNAELKSPVSLVHETALKRGLSVSFEVVSESGKPHIRIFKTKCSVGDTVTHGEGSSKKVSKKRAAELMLDELKRLPPLPTTVQCRPLRMKRKPPATKKKSRNLIKDYQEPRSDSEIADEVNPISRLVQIQQAQKKPEPIYSLVEEKGAPRRREFLMEVSIGNVSARGIGPNKKLGKRAAAEALLSKLGYSKPEVQPIKSSIKTADSENSTSESKPRKVTFLEDDKHQHQNETQSHPVGGTIGRQLVPGLLLVDGGQENKVNSGPSVQVVAEELREQQQSNTSGVSPKEQLKYLAQLLNFEVEFSDFPKGVYKEYLSLVSLSTDPPQVCHGHGPTTSASRDQAALTALRTLSKLGLDSVTNTQKKEQSASNEQTKNQAKNNILNQAIDK; encoded by the exons ATGTTGCGGCATCATCATTCGATGCAAAATCAGTTAAAAGATCAGAACAG AATGGTTGGACCAACTCGTCAAATGTCACAGGGAAATATGATGCCGCCACATCAACCACAGCCACATATGCATTTGCACCGTGGTATGCATGCTCCACaacaaattatttcaattgcTGGACATCAAGCAATGCATGCACATCTTCAACATTCCGGACCACCTCGACAACCTCTCATTATTGGTGCTAACGCACAAAATCCAAACG GCACGATGTTAAGCATCAGCGTGAATAGACAGTCGGATCCAGCAGTTCCAGTTAGTCAAACAGTTGTACAGTATCAATATCAAGGCAACATTCAGCAAGTAAATTCaccacaacaacaacagcagcagcagcaacagcaacaacagtCAAATCCAGGTGAAAATAAGTCACCTACTCGTGATGGTAGTAGAGAATCTCGAAATCATAGTCCGTCAAATCAAAATCACGCAAATACTACAAATCAAAATTTGGCAAACATGAAAGAGAAAACTCCAATGTGTTTAGTAAATGAATTGGcacgatttaataaaattcaacatCAATATAGACTAACAAATGAACAAGGACCGGCacataaaaaaagatttactgTAACATTAAAATTAGGAGAAGAAGAATACGTTGCTGATGGTCCTAGCATTAAAAAAGCTCAACATAGTGCAGCAACAGAAGCACTTACTAAAACATTGTATATACAACCACCACCAAAACCTAGATCTATACGAATTGGTCATTCAACAAAAAGTCAAACAGGCTGTGGAAATTATACGAGTCATTTACCACCAACTGTTGAACTTAATGCATTGGCTATGAAACGTGGTGAGCCAACAACGTACACATATAAACATGCACCGCCAACACCAAATATACCTTTCAATAATATACCAGATCCTCGGATGTTTAATCCAAATTATCCACGTAGTATAAATCATCGTTTTCTTAATGCTAAACCAGAAGGTCTTTATGTAGTAACATTGAAAGTTGGTGATCGTGAATTTATTGGACAAGGTGTTACTGGTCAAGCAGCTCGGCACGATGCAGCAAGCCGAGCTTTAGAACAATTACGACAGTTACCACTTCCTGAAGAAGTAGTTCAAACGACTACTAATGAAAATGGTGCAAGCCCAGGTATTGAAGATCTTAATGCTGAACTTAAAAGTCCAGTTTCTTTGGTTCATGAGACAGCATTAAAAAGAGGATTATCGGTAAGCTTTGAAGTTGTATCAGAAAGTGGTAAACCACATATTCGTATATTTAAAACCAAGTGCAGTGTTGGAGATACTGTTACACATGGTGAAGGATCATCGAAAAAAGTATCGAAAAAGCGTGCAGCAGAACTTATGTTAGATGAATTAAAAAGGCTTCCACCTTTACCTACAACGGTACAGTGTCGACCACTTCGTATGAAACGTAAACCTCCtgctactaaaaaaaaatcacggaATCTTATAAAAGATTATCAAGAGCCACGATCAGATTCTGAGATTGCCGATGAAGTTAATCCTATTTCACGTCTCGTTCAAATACAACAGGCTCAAAAAAAACCAGAACCAATATATTCATTAGTTGAAGAAAAAGGTGCACCTAGACGACGAGAATTTCTTATGGAAGTATCTATTGGTAATGTTTCGGCACGAGGAATTGGACCAAATAAAAAACTTGGAAAGCGAGCTGCAGCTGAAGCTCTTTTGTCTAAACTTGGTTATAGTAAACCGGAAGTACAACCAATTAAATCGTCTATTAAAACAGCTGATAGTGAAAATTCAACTAGTGAAAGTAAACCAAGAAAAGTAACTTTTCTTGAAGATGATAAACATCAGCATCAAAATGAAACTCAAAGTCATCCAGTTGGTGGTACTATTGGACGTCAATTAGTTCCAGGTTTACTTTTAGTAGATGGTGGGCaagaaaataaagtaaatagtGGGCCAAGTGTTCAAGTAGTAGCTGAAGAATTACGAGAACAGCAGCAGAGTAATACTTCCGGTGTATCTCCAAAAgagcaattaaaatatttagcaCAACTTCTTAATTTTGAAGTAGAATTCAGTGATTTTCCAAAG GGTGTATACAAGGAGTATTTGTCATTGGTATCACTAAGTACTGATCCGCCCCAAGTTTGTCATGGTCATGGCCCAACTACAAGTGCAAGTAGAGATCAAGCGGCTCTTACAGCTTTACGTACTCTTAGTAAACTTGGATTGGATAGCGTtacaaatacacaaaaaaaagaacaatcTGCTTCAAACGAGCAGACGAAAAATCAagcgaaaaataatattctcaATCAAGCGATCGACAAGTAA